A region of Eschrichtius robustus isolate mEscRob2 chromosome 19, mEscRob2.pri, whole genome shotgun sequence DNA encodes the following proteins:
- the LOC137752358 gene encoding protein VAC14 homolog, with protein MTPKPRAPGRQPQEPPDPAGPAAPLCSLSRLVQEFVAQNNTVQIKHVIQTLSQEFALSQHPHSRKGGLIGLAACSIALGKDIVTESNKFDLVGFIPLLRERIYSNNQYARQFIISWILVLESVPDINLLDYLPEILDGLFQILGDNGKEIRKMCEVVLGEFLKEIKKNPSSVKFAEMANILVIHCQTTDENIGTLTF; from the exons ATGACGCCCAAG ccccggGCCCCAGGCCGGCAGCCGCAGGAGCCGCCTGATCCCGCTGGTCCTGCAGCCCCTCTCTGCTCCCTCTCCAGGCTGGTCCAGGAGTTCGTGGCCCAGAACAACACCGTGCAGATCAAGCATGTGATCCAGACGCTGTCTCAGGAGTTTGCCCTGTCCCAGCACCCCCACAGCCGGAAAGGGGGCCTCATCGGCCTGGCCGCCTGCTCCATCGCGCTGGGCAAG GACATCGTGACGGAGAGCAACAAGTTCGACCTGGTGGGCTTCATCCCCTTGTTGCGGGAGAGGATTTATTCCAACAACCAGTATGCCAGGCAGTTCATCATCTCCTGG ATCCTGGTTCTGGAGTCCGTGCCAGACATTAACCTGCTGGATTATTTGCCGGAGATCCTGGATGGACTCTTCCAGATCCTGGGCGACAACGGCAAAGAGATTCGGAAAAT GTGTGAGGTGGTCCTTGGAGAatttttgaaggaaattaaaaagaaccCCTCCAGTGTTAAGTTTGCTGAGATGGCCAACATCCTGGTGATCCACTGCCAGACCACGG